From the Musa acuminata AAA Group cultivar baxijiao chromosome BXJ1-2, Cavendish_Baxijiao_AAA, whole genome shotgun sequence genome, one window contains:
- the LOC135612250 gene encoding uncharacterized protein At4g19900-like, with protein MRSVGQQRRRGSSRNRSGWTCCSATMAWRTRPLPLLLLLLFALALLFLLECNCLSLICRLAWNRSFPNLGAPIAKAPPLRFLGGESGHRNGKTYVSSRFYSDSVDGRTPPASPATTRRAPTSKQRGNLLLKILQTNAKSRTFAKRTDDFFRGHRSGPPCKDRFFMAWISSLEAFGPRELFSVESLFKSHPHACLLIVSNTMDSTLGSLLLKPFVERGFRVAAVSPDFTHLLKRTPAAPWFHRLRRREVSPGEVPLGQNLSNLLRLAVLYKYGGVYVDTDVIILKGFGGLRNTIGAQAVDAETGNWTRLNNAVMVFDRRHPLLYKFLQEFAMTFDGNKWGHNGPYLVSRVAARIRGKPGYSFSVLPPPAFYPVGWNKISTLFSGPRNQSHSRWISENLGWIRGASYSLHLWNKQSSRIKVEEGSVISRIMLDSCVICNLSSSLVHKE; from the coding sequence ATGCGTTCGGTGGGACAGCAGCGACGCAGAGGTAGTTCAAGAAACCGGAGCGGATGGACGTGTTGTTCCGCCACAATGGCATGGCGGACGAGGCCtcttcccctcctcctcttaCTCTTGTTCGCCCTCGCTCTCCTCTTTCTCCTGGAATGCAACTGCCTCAGCCTCATTTGCCGCCTCGCCTGGAACCGCTCCTTTCCTAACCTCGGCGCCCCGATAGCAAAAGCGCCTCCTTTGCGCTTTCTCGGCGGAGAATCCGGCCACCGTAACGGGAAAACTTACGTGAGCTCCCGCTTTTACTCCGACTCCGTCGACGGCCGTACTCCGCCCGCGTCCCCGGCTACCACTCGCAGAGCTCCCACCTCGAAGCAGAGGGGCAACCTTCTCCTCAAGATCCTGCAAACCAATGCTAAGTCGAGAACGTTCGCCAAGCGAACCGATGATTTCTTCCGTGGACACAGATCGGGGCCTCCTTGTAAAGATCGCTTCTTCATGGCCTGGATCTCCTCCTTGGAGGCGTTCGGCCCGCGGGAGTTGTTCTCCGTCGAGAGCCTATTCAAGTCCCACCCACATGCCTGCTTGCTTATCGTCTCCAACACCATGGACTCGACCCTTGGATCTCTGCTTCTCAAACCGTTCGTCGAGCGGGGGTTTCGCGTGGCGGCGGTCTCCCCGGACTTCACCCACCTCCTGAAGAGAACGCCGGCTGCGCCCTGGTTCCATCGGCTCCGACGAAGGGAAGTCAGCCCCGGAGAGGTCCCCCTCGGCCAAAACCTCTCAAACTTGCTCCGCCTCGCCGTCTTGTACAAGTACGGCGGTGTTTACGTCGACACCGATGTCATAATCCTCAAAGGCTTCGGCGGTCTCAGGAACACCATCGGAGCACAGGCCGTGGACGCAGAGACAGGCAACTGGACTCGGCTGAACAATGCCGTGATGGTATTCGACAGGAGGCATCCCCTGCTTTATAAGTTCTTGCAGGAGTTCGCGATGACCTTCGACGGAAACAAATGGGGTCACAATGGGCCTTACCTTGTCTCGAGGGTGGCGGCGAGGATTAGGGGAAAGCCTGGTTACAGTTTCAGTGTGCTGCCACCGCCGGCGTTCTACCCGGTAGGCTGGAATAAGATATCGACGCTGTTCTCGGGGCCACGAAACCAGAGTCATTCGAGATGGATTTCTGAAAACTTGGGTTGGATTCGAGGAGCGAGCTACTCTCTCCATCTTTGGAACAAGCAGAGCAGCAGGATCAAGGTTGAGGAAGGCAGCGTCATCAGCAGAATAATGTTGGATTCTTGCGTTATCTGCAATCTCTCATCGTCTCTCGTCCATAAAGAGTAG